One window of the Bos indicus x Bos taurus breed Angus x Brahman F1 hybrid chromosome 8, Bos_hybrid_MaternalHap_v2.0, whole genome shotgun sequence genome contains the following:
- the LOC113897794 gene encoding interferon alpha-G-like → METIGFYLRHRPEGRSSENLESRFRVTHLPRPQASARSPMAPAWSFLLALLLLSCNAICSLGCHLPHTHSLANRRVLMLLQQLRRVSPSSCLQDRNDFAFPQEALGGSQLQKAQAISVLHEVTQHAFQLFSTEGSAITWDESLLDKLRTALDQQLTDLQFCLRQEEGLRGAPLLKEDSSLAVRKYFHRLTLYLQEKRHSPCAWEVVRAEVMRAFSSSTNLQERFRRKD, encoded by the coding sequence atggaaaccaTTGGCTTCTATTTAAGACACAGGCCTGAAGGAAGGTCTTCAGAGAATCTAGAGAGCAGGTTCAGAGTCACCCACCTCCCCAGGCCACAAGCATCTGCAAGGTCCCCGATGGCCCCAGCCTGGTCCTTCctcctggccctgctgctgctcagCTGCAACGCCATCTGCTCTCTGGGCTGCCACCTGCCTCACACCCACAGCCTGGCCAACAGGAGGGTCCTGATGCTCCTGCAACAACTGAGGAgggtctccccttcctcctgcctgcagGACAGAAATGACTTCGCATTCCCCCAGGAGGCGCTGGGTGGCAGCCAGTTGCAGAAGGCTCAAGCCATCTCTGTGCTCCACGAGGTGACCCAGCACGCCTTCCAGCTCTTCAGCACAGAGGGCTCGGCCATCACGTGGGACGAGAGCCTCCTGGACAAGCTCCGCACTGCACTGGATCAGCAGCTCACTGACCTGCAATTCTgtctgaggcaggaggaggggctgcGAGGGGCTCCCCTGCTCAAGGAGGACTCCAGCCTGGCTGTGAGGAAATATTTCCACAGACTCACTCTCTATCTGCAAGAGAAGAGACACAGCCCTTGTGCCTGGGAGGTTGTCAGAGCAGAAGTCATGAGAGCCTTCTCTTCCTCAACAAACTTGCAGGAGAGATTCAGGAGAAAGGACTGA